One Arcobacter arenosus DNA window includes the following coding sequences:
- the tilS gene encoding tRNA lysidine(34) synthetase TilS → MNLQISKINTEKNLLAFSGGVDSSALFFLLLKNNIPFDIAIVNYNIREQSKKEILYAKQLGEKYKKEVFIKDITEEISSNFEKKARDLRYAFFDEIIEQNSYESLITAHQLNDKLEWFLMQFSKGAGLVELLSFEEFSIRKSYQIIKPMLNISRDEILNFLEENKIKYFIDESNIDTKYKRNYFRKNYSNKFLDEYKDGVKKSFEYLKKDKDSLYKEELVFQKKELEIFKSSKDFNIDIRTIDKSLKRRGILLSKASKDEILKQKECVISHEISIAINEDFIYICPYIKEIMPKKFKEKCRIKHIPKNTRAYIFKENLLEDLVI, encoded by the coding sequence ATGAATCTTCAAATTTCAAAAATCAACACTGAAAAAAACCTACTAGCCTTTAGTGGAGGTGTTGATTCCTCAGCTTTATTTTTTCTACTTCTAAAAAACAATATCCCCTTTGATATTGCAATTGTTAATTATAATATTAGAGAACAATCTAAGAAAGAAATTTTATATGCAAAACAACTTGGAGAAAAATACAAAAAAGAAGTTTTTATAAAAGATATCACAGAGGAAATATCATCTAATTTTGAAAAAAAAGCTAGAGATTTAAGATATGCTTTTTTTGATGAAATTATTGAACAAAACTCTTATGAGAGTTTAATTACCGCCCACCAATTAAATGATAAATTAGAATGGTTTTTAATGCAATTTTCTAAAGGTGCTGGATTGGTAGAACTTTTATCATTTGAAGAGTTTAGTATACGAAAGAGCTATCAAATAATAAAGCCTATGCTGAATATATCAAGGGATGAAATTTTAAACTTTTTAGAAGAAAATAAAATAAAATATTTCATTGATGAAAGTAATATAGATACTAAATATAAAAGAAACTATTTTAGAAAAAACTATTCAAATAAGTTCTTAGATGAGTATAAAGATGGTGTAAAAAAGAGTTTTGAATATCTTAAAAAAGATAAAGACTCATTATATAAAGAAGAATTAGTTTTTCAAAAAAAAGAGCTTGAAATATTTAAATCTTCAAAGGATTTTAATATAGATATTAGAACCATTGATAAAAGTTTAAAAAGAAGAGGAATATTACTTTCTAAAGCATCAAAAGATGAAATTTTAAAACAAAAAGAGTGTGTTATTTCCCATGAAATTTCTATTGCAATAAATGAAGATTTTATTTATATTTGTCCATATATCAAAGAAATAATGCCAAAAAAATTTAAAGAAAAATGTAGAATCAAACATATTCCAAAGAACACAAGAGCTTATATTTTTAAAGAAAATTTGCTTGAAGATTTAGTTATTTAA
- the fliS gene encoding flagellar export chaperone FliS yields MGIEAYQQHNAVSDDPYVLVLKLYEGLLKYLSFVKASMESGDIESKFTYINKSVAIFDELRNVLDFDGGDVAYYLDGLYLYQIETLFSAGIDDNVNSINQVMKVVQGLIDAWKEETGL; encoded by the coding sequence ATGGGAATTGAAGCCTATCAACAACATAATGCAGTATCTGATGACCCTTATGTATTGGTACTTAAACTTTATGAAGGTTTATTAAAGTATCTTTCATTTGTTAAAGCATCTATGGAAAGTGGAGATATTGAGTCTAAATTTACATATATAAATAAATCTGTTGCAATTTTTGATGAGCTTAGAAATGTTTTAGATTTTGATGGTGGAGATGTAGCATATTATCTTGATGGTTTATATCTTTATCAAATTGAAACTCTATTTAGTGCAGGTATTGATGATAACGTTAATTCTATCAATCAAGTTATGAAAGTTGTTCAAGGTTTGATTGACGCATGGAAAGAAGAGACTGGTCTTTAA
- the fliD gene encoding flagellar filament capping protein FliD, with translation MADGILGLGSGQASTLNQELIDKLKDAERKSTVEPIENRLDAITRVASEDGETSDGEKLKLAAITAKANELLEAVEPFYQFTSSGTTVFDLKSANTTGTSVVFDAASESSLNTGSTIVKVDQLATRDVYQSVLINSANLENDINDGELTIAIAGDDGLFSENYTFNTANKNYEELVTEINYNANITASLEKVSDDSYRIVIKSANSGEANALKISQSTSQSLGFGTTSTAANSYTSTDIPSTGSIVIDGETFTLDGTTESYQDLATKIDASATFNASYENDKLIISRVDGAEVSVTQDDFNFGLASSKNGQTIQAQNLNATVNGVEYDISSNVITVDGGLKITAVEANDPNDPNDYSTISIEEDSTYVETYLQNFVNKYNELVELVNTELYSADSPMRDTDSLRTMMESIKDKIFKNYGENGEFNIFNLGLDLDKSGTLSVDTERLNEVIADDYESLKSLFFDSYGKDANGESQTIMGLGSELKEYIDALDGFEGILYTYEERLTERQETLEEEKEKAEKALESKYSLLAQQFASYATIITQMESSFSGLSLMIEQSVASN, from the coding sequence ATGGCTGATGGTATTTTAGGACTTGGAAGTGGACAAGCCTCAACACTAAACCAAGAGTTAATTGATAAATTAAAAGATGCAGAAAGAAAATCAACAGTTGAACCTATTGAAAATAGACTTGATGCTATTACAAGGGTTGCAAGTGAAGATGGTGAAACTAGTGACGGTGAAAAACTTAAATTAGCTGCTATTACTGCTAAGGCAAATGAACTTTTAGAGGCAGTTGAGCCTTTTTACCAATTTACAAGTTCAGGAACTACAGTTTTTGATTTAAAATCGGCTAATACAACAGGAACATCTGTAGTTTTTGATGCAGCAAGTGAAAGTTCACTTAATACAGGTTCAACAATTGTAAAAGTTGATCAATTAGCAACAAGAGATGTTTATCAATCTGTATTAATTAATAGTGCAAATCTTGAAAATGATATAAATGATGGTGAATTAACTATTGCAATTGCAGGTGATGATGGATTATTTTCTGAAAATTATACTTTTAATACAGCTAACAAAAATTATGAAGAGTTAGTTACAGAGATTAATTATAATGCAAATATTACTGCATCATTAGAAAAAGTTAGTGATGATTCATATAGAATTGTTATAAAAAGTGCAAATTCAGGTGAAGCAAATGCTTTAAAAATTTCTCAAAGTACTTCACAAAGTTTAGGATTTGGAACTACAAGTACAGCTGCAAATAGTTATACATCAACAGATATCCCAAGTACTGGTTCAATAGTTATAGATGGTGAAACTTTTACATTAGATGGAACTACTGAAAGTTATCAAGATTTAGCTACTAAAATTGACGCTAGTGCTACATTTAATGCATCTTATGAAAATGATAAACTTATTATTAGTAGAGTTGATGGCGCTGAAGTTTCAGTTACACAAGATGATTTTAATTTTGGTCTTGCCTCAAGTAAAAATGGGCAAACTATCCAAGCTCAAAATCTAAATGCAACTGTAAATGGAGTTGAATATGATATTTCTTCAAATGTAATTACAGTTGATGGGGGATTAAAAATAACTGCTGTTGAAGCAAATGACCCAAATGACCCAAACGATTATTCAACTATTTCTATTGAAGAAGATTCAACATATGTAGAGACTTACCTACAAAACTTCGTGAATAAATATAATGAATTAGTTGAGTTAGTAAATACAGAACTTTATAGTGCTGATTCACCTATGAGAGACACTGATTCATTAAGAACTATGATGGAAAGTATTAAAGATAAAATTTTCAAAAATTATGGTGAAAATGGTGAATTTAATATTTTTAATCTAGGATTAGATCTTGATAAATCAGGTACTTTATCAGTTGATACTGAAAGATTAAATGAAGTTATTGCAGATGATTATGAAAGTTTGAAAAGTTTATTTTTTGATTCTTATGGAAAAGATGCAAATGGTGAATCTCAGACTATAATGGGTTTAGGATCTGAACTTAAAGAGTATATTGATGCTTTAGATGGATTTGAGGGTATACTTTATACTTATGAAGAGCGTCTTACTGAAAGACAAGAAACCTTAGAAGAGGAAAAAGAAAAAGCTGAAAAAGCTTTAGAGAGTAAATATTCTTTATTAGCACAACAGTTTGCTTCTTATGCAACCATAATAACACAAATGGAATCTTCATTCTCAGGTTTAAGTCTAATGATAGAACAATCAGTAGCAAGTAACTAA
- a CDS encoding FlgK family flagellar hook-associated protein: MLKSLNVAQTGLSAAKIAVENVSNNIANENTPGYKKRVVQLSELTLGDSRFTGSGVRADNAYRITSEYMFNNIMKENTKNSYYDEISSIVGNVEQMFKETDTSGFSNDLNRFFQAVENLRTTPSSELYKTTLKTTGSNLVDSLQNLYENIEQQESITYNRLEDNVQEINAILNDIGELNQQMGLSNNSTNDLLDKRDQLEKELSALVDIDVDRTDGDYQLKIGGAIAVRYNTNIREVNLVEDNTTQIDRFATEDANGTAIDSIANGRTFEIQELVLTGASNNNMILDSGITFTPNGESAIALDYDETEGKVLIDGGINGTEPFKITQEGVLTFEVTAQSNGDSFDFKTGDTITITTDADSDLTTFISGSANWTDNGDGTYTANSDNTVNFPDAGDSINVQRTVGTGLSDVDTTITYKFDNTHEVSVTFGDYVLDANGNQVDLDNDGVADQIDETNFIRALKYEINHNTYISEKVTAFNGNYEVDEDGNKIDLFSSDKFLVVEANQDGTDGSFIGRISITTATDGNDTIFKDDYQSVDAENKVYLAVYDSEVNVNSGIIKAQLENLTTTSPNNKIIDYKDKLDSLASALSDIYSKYVVEDNGSYTYGNISTDSYNGTKTVETLGLFSGSTVKTLVFNEEMVNDLDQEDLDYISSMQWKDDIDFDGFAQDGSTQEKSSFSEFFQEVRVNISSDKENNDFLKETQTAVVQSLEASYEQLTKVDSDEEMINLIQFQAAYTANAKIITVVDEMLQTLLGIRR, from the coding sequence ATGCTAAAATCTTTAAATGTAGCCCAAACTGGGCTTAGTGCAGCGAAAATAGCTGTTGAAAATGTTTCTAATAATATAGCTAATGAAAACACTCCTGGCTACAAAAAAAGGGTAGTCCAACTAAGTGAATTAACTTTAGGAGACTCTAGATTTACTGGAAGTGGTGTTAGAGCAGACAATGCTTATAGAATCACTTCAGAATATATGTTTAATAACATAATGAAAGAGAATACTAAAAATAGTTATTATGATGAAATCTCATCTATTGTTGGAAATGTAGAACAGATGTTTAAAGAAACTGATACTTCGGGTTTCTCAAACGATTTAAATAGATTCTTTCAAGCAGTAGAAAATTTAAGAACAACACCAAGTTCTGAGCTTTATAAAACTACACTTAAAACTACAGGTAGTAATTTAGTAGATTCTTTACAAAATTTATATGAAAATATAGAGCAACAAGAAAGTATTACTTATAACAGACTTGAAGATAATGTTCAAGAGATAAATGCAATATTAAATGATATTGGTGAGTTAAATCAACAAATGGGATTATCTAATAATTCTACAAATGATTTACTTGATAAAAGAGATCAGCTTGAAAAAGAGTTATCTGCTTTAGTTGATATAGATGTTGATAGAACAGATGGTGATTATCAATTAAAAATTGGTGGAGCAATAGCTGTTAGATATAATACAAATATTAGAGAAGTTAATCTAGTAGAAGATAACACAACTCAAATCGATAGATTTGCAACTGAAGATGCAAATGGAACTGCAATTGATAGTATTGCAAATGGAAGAACTTTTGAAATCCAAGAATTGGTTTTAACAGGTGCATCTAATAACAATATGATTCTTGATTCAGGAATCACATTTACTCCAAATGGAGAGTCAGCAATAGCTCTTGATTATGATGAAACTGAAGGAAAAGTTTTAATCGATGGGGGAATAAATGGTACTGAACCATTTAAAATTACCCAAGAGGGTGTATTAACTTTTGAAGTTACTGCACAATCTAATGGTGATAGTTTTGATTTTAAAACTGGTGATACAATAACAATTACAACAGATGCAGATAGTGATTTAACAACATTTATTTCAGGAAGTGCAAACTGGACTGACAATGGGGATGGAACATACACTGCAAATTCTGATAATACAGTTAATTTTCCCGATGCCGGTGATAGTATAAATGTGCAAAGAACTGTAGGAACAGGTCTATCTGATGTTGATACAACTATAACTTATAAATTTGATAACACCCATGAAGTTTCAGTAACTTTTGGAGATTATGTTCTTGATGCAAATGGAAATCAAGTTGACTTAGATAATGATGGTGTTGCAGATCAAATTGATGAAACTAATTTTATTAGAGCCCTTAAATATGAAATAAATCATAATACATATATTTCTGAAAAAGTTACTGCTTTTAATGGTAATTATGAAGTTGATGAAGATGGAAATAAAATAGATTTATTTTCATCTGATAAGTTTTTAGTAGTTGAAGCAAACCAAGATGGAACAGATGGTTCTTTTATAGGAAGAATTTCAATCACAACAGCTACAGATGGAAATGATACAATATTTAAAGATGACTATCAAAGTGTGGATGCCGAAAATAAAGTATATTTAGCAGTTTATGATAGCGAGGTGAATGTAAACTCGGGTATTATAAAAGCACAATTAGAAAATTTAACTACTACATCACCAAATAACAAAATCATAGATTATAAGGATAAATTAGATTCATTAGCTTCCGCATTAAGTGATATTTATAGTAAGTATGTTGTTGAAGATAATGGAAGTTATACCTATGGAAATATTTCAACAGATTCATATAATGGTACGAAAACTGTAGAAACCTTAGGGCTTTTTAGTGGAAGTACTGTAAAAACATTAGTGTTTAATGAAGAGATGGTAAATGATTTAGATCAAGAAGATTTAGATTATATTAGTTCTATGCAGTGGAAAGATGATATTGATTTTGATGGGTTTGCCCAAGATGGAAGTACACAAGAGAAATCATCTTTTAGTGAATTTTTTCAAGAAGTAAGAGTAAATATTTCATCGGATAAAGAAAACAATGATTTCTTAAAAGAAACGCAAACTGCAGTTGTTCAATCACTTGAAGCTAGTTATGAACAATTAACAAAAGTTGATAGTGATGAAGAGATGATAAATTTGATTCAATTTCAAGCAGCCTATACAGCAAATGCAAAAATTATTACTGTGGTTGATGAGATGCTTCAAACTTTACTTGGTATAAGAAGATAA
- a CDS encoding flagellar basal body L-ring protein FlgH has product MKNSLLIFLMPFLFLGCVSQEPKIDFKKPEMQVPKPAPVVKRNKGSLYTLKGPSLFADKKDLQIGDILQIKINESLSSNTSNSRETTSDRNASSTGLSATAGTAGGVAEKVANFINPITNLGYESSSSSSNKGDVTTSLSEDFSTTVSVIIEETYANGNYFVKGFKEILVDGQKQSITITGVIRPYDITPDNSVDSSQVANLKILYEKEGEEQDVMHIPFGWKILKFFFYPF; this is encoded by the coding sequence ATGAAAAATAGTTTACTAATTTTTTTAATGCCTTTTCTTTTTTTAGGTTGTGTTTCTCAAGAACCAAAAATAGATTTTAAAAAACCAGAGATGCAAGTTCCTAAACCTGCTCCTGTTGTAAAAAGAAACAAAGGTTCTTTATATACTCTAAAGGGTCCATCTTTATTTGCTGATAAAAAAGATTTACAAATAGGAGATATCCTTCAAATTAAAATAAATGAATCTTTATCGTCAAACACTAGTAATTCAAGGGAAACTACTTCAGATAGAAACGCTTCAAGCACAGGATTATCTGCAACTGCAGGTACAGCTGGCGGAGTTGCTGAAAAAGTTGCTAATTTTATAAATCCAATTACAAATTTAGGGTATGAATCAAGTTCTTCTTCTAGTAATAAAGGTGATGTAACTACAAGTTTAAGTGAAGATTTTTCAACTACTGTTTCAGTTATAATTGAAGAAACATACGCAAATGGTAATTATTTTGTAAAGGGTTTTAAAGAGATTTTAGTTGATGGTCAAAAGCAATCAATAACAATCACTGGAGTTATAAGACCTTATGATATTACACCTGATAATAGTGTAGATTCTTCACAAGTTGCTAATTTAAAAATACTTTATGAAAAAGAGGGTGAAGAGCAAGATGTTATGCATATACCTTTTGGTTGGAAAATACTGAAATTTTTCTTCTATCCCTTTTAA
- a CDS encoding flagellar basal body-associated FliL family protein: MAEENEEVKKSGGGKGLMIVLIALIVILLIAVGAGGYLLYSSGVLSGQQQQGTEQVKKEEAGDSNETYKAAINDLVLNITNAKGREKLMKLSFSLKSTEPTIESIVEEYKAEIVDVVIGQISARSSEELLTVGGKELLKEELMEDINNIINEVTANNDDIKRNNIKKILFTTFVIK, from the coding sequence ATGGCTGAAGAAAACGAAGAAGTAAAAAAATCTGGCGGTGGAAAAGGACTAATGATAGTTCTTATTGCATTAATAGTTATATTATTAATTGCAGTTGGTGCTGGAGGATATTTATTGTATTCAAGTGGAGTATTATCAGGTCAACAGCAACAAGGAACTGAGCAGGTTAAAAAAGAGGAAGCTGGTGATTCTAACGAAACATATAAAGCTGCAATAAATGATTTGGTTTTAAATATCACTAATGCTAAAGGAAGAGAAAAATTAATGAAACTTTCTTTTTCTTTAAAAAGTACAGAACCTACAATAGAATCAATAGTAGAAGAGTATAAGGCAGAAATTGTAGATGTAGTAATTGGACAAATTAGTGCAAGAAGTTCTGAAGAATTGTTAACTGTTGGTGGAAAAGAGTTGTTAAAAGAAGAGTTAATGGAAGATATTAATAACATTATCAATGAAGTTACAGCAAATAATGATGATATAAAAAGAAATAATATTAAAAAAATATTATTTACAACATTTGTGATTAAATAA
- a CDS encoding MotE family protein, which translates to MNRLILATILLFSFSFAQEERVSSAALIKQKIEVKELKKELNNFYNKKEKEYQERKKELETLLKKVESEKKQIEALRDENKKLLSDIKGEVDSKISTIYNKMKPKIAAEIFNQMISDGNLEGVFDIILRLKEAKVTSFMRYLSPKNASLLTQMLQEYKINNKDEG; encoded by the coding sequence TTGAATAGGTTAATATTAGCAACAATTTTATTATTTTCATTCTCTTTTGCCCAAGAGGAAAGAGTTAGTAGTGCCGCATTAATTAAGCAAAAAATAGAAGTTAAAGAATTAAAAAAAGAACTTAACAATTTTTATAATAAAAAAGAAAAAGAGTATCAAGAAAGAAAAAAAGAGTTAGAAACATTACTAAAAAAAGTAGAAAGCGAAAAGAAACAAATTGAAGCTTTACGGGATGAAAATAAAAAACTTTTATCTGATATAAAAGGTGAAGTTGATAGTAAGATTTCAACAATTTATAATAAAATGAAGCCTAAAATTGCTGCAGAAATTTTTAATCAAATGATTAGTGATGGAAATCTTGAGGGAGTTTTCGATATAATCTTAAGATTAAAAGAAGCGAAGGTAACATCTTTTATGAGGTACTTAAGTCCTAAAAATGCTTCTTTATTGACACAGATGTTACAAGAGTATAAAATAAATAATAAAGATGAAGGGTGA
- a CDS encoding flagellar biosynthetic protein FliQ, which translates to MDLIGIAENTVKIILILGLPSLIVSMVIGLIISIFQAVTQVSDASLTFVPKVIFVSVFILISLPWIGDNIKTYTTDLWGLILTFGQ; encoded by the coding sequence ATGGATTTAATTGGTATTGCAGAAAATACAGTAAAAATAATCTTAATACTTGGTTTGCCATCACTTATAGTAAGTATGGTTATTGGTCTTATAATCTCAATTTTTCAAGCAGTAACACAAGTTTCAGATGCATCATTAACTTTTGTTCCAAAAGTTATATTTGTTTCAGTTTTTATTCTTATTTCATTACCTTGGATAGGTGATAATATCAAAACCTATACCACAGATTTGTGGGGTTTGATATTAACTTTTGGACAGTAA
- a CDS encoding flagellar basal body P-ring protein FlgI gives MKLRILITFFLIVNFLSAITIKDISNIVGIRDNQLIGYGLVVGLAGTGDKSQFTMQSLQNLLRNSYIKIPTSSIKSKNIAAVMVTAELPPFSRQGDKIKVKISAIGDAKSIDHGQLLLTQLKAVDGQVYALAQGAIVSDLENPTTGYIYEGGTIENEVDYSLQDEDSITLSLFKNDAKQAFTVEEKINKKFGQKIAMAVDTRTVQVKKPANISTVKFIYDVQSIQLDSDFKKKIVIDMNRETIIAGADIPIDPVTIARENFTIRIKKSPLNENQWDDNKVNPGKDIGDDVKLDNKPIAVNIDNTLMNSKEAPTVSDLVRAMKVMKLPMTDIIETIKIIKEMGALNNVELDIRG, from the coding sequence GTGAAATTGAGGATACTAATAACTTTTTTTTTAATTGTAAATTTTTTAAGTGCCATTACAATAAAAGATATTTCTAATATAGTTGGGATTAGAGACAACCAACTTATTGGATATGGTCTTGTTGTTGGGTTAGCTGGTACTGGAGATAAATCACAATTTACTATGCAATCTTTACAAAATTTACTTAGAAACTCATATATTAAAATACCAACATCATCAATAAAATCAAAAAATATTGCAGCTGTTATGGTGACAGCAGAATTACCCCCTTTTTCAAGACAAGGGGATAAAATAAAAGTTAAGATATCTGCAATTGGTGATGCAAAATCAATCGACCATGGGCAACTTTTATTAACTCAACTTAAAGCTGTAGATGGTCAAGTTTATGCATTAGCACAAGGGGCAATTGTATCAGATTTAGAAAACCCTACAACAGGTTATATCTACGAGGGGGGAACTATAGAAAATGAGGTTGATTATTCTTTACAAGATGAAGATTCTATTACCCTAAGTTTATTTAAAAATGATGCTAAACAAGCCTTTACAGTAGAAGAAAAAATCAATAAAAAATTTGGTCAAAAAATTGCTATGGCTGTTGATACAAGAACAGTACAAGTGAAAAAACCTGCAAATATTTCAACTGTAAAATTTATATATGATGTTCAAAGTATTCAATTAGATTCTGATTTCAAAAAGAAAATTGTTATTGATATGAATAGAGAAACAATAATTGCAGGTGCAGATATACCAATTGACCCTGTTACAATAGCAAGAGAAAACTTTACAATTAGAATAAAAAAATCCCCTTTAAATGAAAATCAATGGGATGATAATAAAGTAAATCCAGGAAAAGATATTGGGGATGATGTAAAACTAGATAATAAACCAATTGCTGTAAATATTGATAACACTTTGATGAACTCTAAAGAAGCTCCAACAGTTTCTGATTTAGTTAGAGCTATGAAAGTTATGAAACTTCCTATGACTGATATAATTGAAACAATTAAAATTATCAAAGAGATGGGCGCATTAAACAATGTTGAACTGGATATAAGAGGATAA